A genomic region of Chryseobacterium sp. KACC 21268 contains the following coding sequences:
- a CDS encoding M1 family metallopeptidase — MKFKIPTLLSAVAIFAFSANSYAQETPAYSYTEAFKPLFYPQTGTETRSASGQPGHKYWQNSADYQLNVSLDAAKNEITGSAEITYTNNSPDQLGFLWLQLDQNLFAKDSRGNAVVPLSGSRNGAHGEEFDGGYKIKSVTYDGKDVKYTITDTRMQIDLPKDLKANGGVAKLKIEYSFLSPKYGSDRMGIEDTKNGKIFTMAQWYPRMSVYDDVLGWNTSPYLGASEFYLEYGTLSANITVPANQYVVASGELLNEKEVYSKEEISRWNQARSSDKTVAIRPESELGKNNATGTKTWKFKIENARDFAWASSAAFILDAARINLPSGKKSLAISAYPVESAGEKAWGRSTEYTKASIEHYSGKWFEYPYPAATNVAGNEGGMEYPGIVFCHMSSKGESLWGVTDHEFGHTWFPMIVGSNERLFAWMDEGFNTFINEGSTAAFNNGEYYHKQNIAQMGAYVLNDNFEPIMVGPDNMKERSIGVLAYFKPGLGLGILRETILGPEKFDKAFKTYVARWAFKHPTPWDFFHTMENVSGEELNWFWRGWFINKWKVDQAVKSVKPFNGDYKNGAQITVENLGQLPMPTTVELTFKDGTKQVVKLPVEVWKRNTEWTFKVNSTKEVSEVKLDPASGVPDINPKNNVWTSAQAAPVEKVNMKEFAGTFSTKEVPLKLTFTEKGGQLYGQATGQPEFPLEYLGESKFSFEQADVTITFSKDKKSIDFSQGGKAFKFNKE, encoded by the coding sequence ATGAAATTCAAAATTCCAACACTTCTTTCTGCGGTTGCGATATTTGCTTTCTCAGCAAATAGCTATGCGCAGGAAACGCCTGCCTACAGCTACACCGAAGCTTTCAAACCCTTGTTCTATCCTCAGACTGGAACAGAAACCCGCTCTGCAAGCGGACAACCTGGCCACAAATATTGGCAGAACTCAGCAGATTATCAACTCAATGTAAGCCTTGATGCTGCTAAAAATGAGATCACAGGTTCAGCAGAGATCACTTATACCAACAACAGTCCTGATCAATTGGGATTTCTTTGGTTGCAATTGGACCAGAATCTTTTTGCAAAGGATTCCAGAGGTAATGCGGTAGTGCCACTTTCCGGAAGTAGAAATGGTGCACACGGCGAAGAGTTTGATGGCGGTTACAAGATCAAATCTGTAACATACGATGGTAAAGATGTGAAATACACCATCACCGATACCAGAATGCAGATCGATCTTCCAAAAGATCTGAAAGCGAACGGCGGTGTTGCAAAATTGAAGATCGAATATTCCTTCCTATCACCAAAATACGGTTCCGACAGAATGGGGATCGAAGATACGAAGAACGGAAAGATCTTCACGATGGCGCAGTGGTACCCAAGAATGTCTGTCTATGACGACGTTTTGGGTTGGAACACTTCACCATATTTGGGAGCTTCAGAATTTTATTTAGAATACGGAACTTTATCAGCTAACATTACCGTTCCTGCCAATCAATATGTGGTGGCTTCCGGTGAATTATTAAATGAAAAAGAAGTTTACAGCAAAGAAGAGATCAGCCGTTGGAATCAGGCGAGAAGCAGCGACAAAACAGTTGCGATCCGTCCAGAATCTGAATTGGGAAAAAATAATGCAACAGGAACCAAAACCTGGAAATTCAAAATAGAAAATGCTAGAGATTTTGCCTGGGCATCATCAGCAGCTTTCATTTTGGATGCAGCGAGGATCAATTTGCCAAGTGGTAAAAAATCTTTAGCAATCTCTGCTTATCCAGTAGAAAGTGCTGGCGAAAAAGCGTGGGGAAGATCAACCGAATACACGAAAGCTTCCATCGAGCATTATTCAGGAAAATGGTTTGAATATCCATATCCAGCAGCAACCAACGTTGCCGGAAACGAAGGCGGAATGGAATATCCAGGAATCGTCTTCTGTCATATGAGTTCCAAAGGCGAAAGTCTGTGGGGCGTTACCGATCACGAGTTTGGTCACACTTGGTTTCCGATGATCGTGGGTTCCAACGAGCGATTGTTTGCCTGGATGGACGAAGGTTTCAATACTTTCATCAATGAAGGTTCTACCGCAGCTTTCAACAATGGGGAATATTACCACAAACAAAACATCGCACAGATGGGTGCTTACGTTCTTAATGATAATTTTGAACCAATAATGGTTGGTCCAGATAATATGAAGGAAAGAAGCATCGGTGTTTTGGCTTACTTCAAACCAGGATTGGGATTGGGGATTTTGAGAGAAACGATCTTAGGTCCTGAGAAATTTGATAAAGCGTTCAAAACTTACGTGGCGAGATGGGCGTTTAAACACCCGACACCTTGGGATTTCTTCCACACGATGGAAAATGTTTCTGGAGAGGAGCTGAACTGGTTCTGGAGAGGTTGGTTCATCAACAAGTGGAAAGTGGATCAGGCTGTGAAATCGGTAAAACCTTTCAATGGCGATTATAAGAACGGCGCACAGATCACCGTTGAGAATCTTGGTCAGTTACCTATGCCGACAACGGTTGAATTGACCTTCAAAGATGGAACAAAGCAGGTGGTGAAATTACCTGTTGAGGTTTGGAAACGCAACACAGAATGGACCTTCAAAGTGAATTCTACCAAAGAAGTAAGTGAGGTGAAATTGGATCCAGCATCTGGCGTTCCGGATATCAATCCTAAAAACAATGTTTGGACCTCAGCGCAAGCAGCTCCAGTAGAAAAAGTGAATATGAAAGAATTCGCAGGAACCTTCAGCACAAAGGAAGTACCGTTGAAACTGACTTTCACAGAGAAAGGAGGGCAATTATACGGACAGGCAACAGGTCAGCCAGAGTTTCCTTTGGAATATTTGGGAGAGAGCAAATTCTCTTTTGAGCAGGCAGATGTTACCATCACATTTAGCAAAGACAAGAAGAGTATTGATTTTTCACAAGGTGGCAAAGCCTTCAAATTCAATAAGGAATAA